In Rosa chinensis cultivar Old Blush chromosome 1, RchiOBHm-V2, whole genome shotgun sequence, a genomic segment contains:
- the LOC112182202 gene encoding soluble inorganic pyrophosphatase 1, translated as MTSEENDEKPHKPTPKLNERILSSLSRRSVAAHPWHDLEIGPTAPHIFNVVVEITKGSKVKYELDKKTGLIKVDRILYSSVVYPHNYGFIPRTLCEDNDPLDVLVLMQEPVLPGCFLRARAIGVMPMIDQGEKDDKIIAVCADDPEYTHYTELNDLPPHRLSEIRRFFEDYKKNENKEVAVNAFLPATSALEAIQYSMDLYAEYILHTLRR; from the exons ATGACTTCTGAGGAGAATGATGAAAAACCACATAAACCAACTCCCAAGTTAAATGAGAGGATTCTTTCATCTTTGTCAAGGAGATCAGTTGCTGCACACCCTTGGCACGATCTTGAAATTG GTCCTACAGCTCCACATATTTTCAATGTG GTTGTTGAGATTACAAAGGGAAGCAAAGTCAAATACGAACTTGACAAGAAGACAGGATTAATTAAG GTTGATCGGATTTTGTACTCGTCTGTGGTCTATCCTCATAACTATGGCTTCATCCCTCGCACCTTGTGTGAAGACAATGATCCACTTGATGTTCTAGTCCTCATGCAG GAACCTGTCCTTCCTGGTTGCTTTCTGCGAGCAAGAGCCATTGGAGTGATGCCTATGATTGACCAG GGAGAGAAAGATGATAAGATCATTGCAGTCTGTGCTGACGATCCAGAGTATACGCATTATACTGAACTCAATGACCTACCCCCTCACCGCCTTTCTGAAATCCGTCGCTTCTTTGAAGACT ACAAGAAAAATGAGAACAAAGAGGTTGCGGTTAACGCCTTTTTGCCTGCCACATCCGCTCTTGAAGCTATCCAGTACTCCAT GGATCTTTATGCTGAGTACATACTGCACACCTTAAGGCGGTAA